The nucleotide sequence TTATCAACCCTTTTTATGTGGCGCCTACAGGTAAGAATTATTATACATCAACTCCTGTTAGCAGAGGAGAAACAGAGGAAATATCTATATGTCTGCATATGCTTGATAGATATTTGTACCATTGAGGGTCATGTGGTCTCGGCTCGACTTGGTTACAGAGAGACCTGAACAGAAGTTTGTCCACCCGGGAAGCCGCAGAATTGGCTTTGGCGAGGGCAATGAGATCGTACAGCtcctctttcttctgctggattTGCGACGAAAGGTATCCCCGGGGGGGTTCGTAACGCTGGAAACACAAAAGCAGCATTGAGAATTGACAACTAAATAACCTTGACAAGAGATGTGTTTTTTTTAACACAAAAAAGAGATGTGGTTGACTATGGCAGCATATATCAATCTAATTTCCAAGCAAAAGGGAATTCAGTTGTACTGTCCAtttcatagtactccctccgtcccaaaattcttgtcttagatttgtctagatacggatgtatcaagtcacgttttagtattagatacatccgtatctagacaaatctaagacaagaattttgggacggagggagtaattagtaAGAGCACACACACACAATCATGCTAGGGATTTGATCATCTACCAACGGTACAGCAAAATATCAAACTAGCTGGAGGCCAAAAGATGCCAATTTTTATCAAAGCATTCATGCTAGGCAGTTGATCATCGACCGATGGCACAGCAAAAGAATAAACAAGTTGGAGACCAAAAAGATGTCCTTTTTGTTTACCAAAAATAATATCAAGGCATTAATGCTAGGCAGTTGATCATCTAGCAATGGAAATCAATCAAAAAAGATGCTAGTATGGAGGCCAAACGACATTTGTTTTTAACAAAATATCAAGGtattcaattattcatgctagGCAGTTGATCATCGACCGATGGCACAGCAAAAGAAAAAACCAAGTTAGGAGACCAAAAAGATGTCGTTTTGGTTTACCAAAAATAATATCAATGCACTAATACTAGGCAGTTGTTCATCAAGCCATGGAAATCAATCAAAAAAAGATGCCTGTGCATCCCTGTGATATAATAGATGATACTCCCTCCGTGCCAAAAACGctgttatattatgggacggagggagtaatatggaGGACAAAAGATGTTGGTTCCTAACAAAATGTCAAGGTATCCATGCTAGGGAGTTGATCATGTACCAATGGCAGAGCAAAAATATAAAACAAGTTGGAGACCAAAAAGATGTCGTTTTGTTTACCAAAAGCAATATCAATGCACTAATGCTAGGCAGTTGATCATCTAGCAATGGAAATCAATCAAAAAAGATGCTTGTGCATCCCTGTGATATAATGGATGATGATAGGATGGAGACGAAACAATGTTGATTTTTAACAAGAAATGTCAAGGTATTCATGCCAGGGAGTTGATCATGTACCAATGGCAGAGCAAAAATATAAGACAAGTTGGAGACCAAAAAGATGTCGTTTTGTTTACCAAAAACAATATCAATGCACTAATGCTAGGCAGTTGATCATCTAGCAATGGAAATCAATCAAAAAAGATGCTTGTGCATCCCTGTGATATAATGGATGATGATAGGATGGAGACGAAACAATGTTGATTTTTAACAAGAAATGTCAAGGTATTCATGCCAGGGAGTTGATCATGTACCAATGGCAGAGCAAAAATATAAGACAAGTTGGAGACCAAAAAGATGTCCTTTTTTGTTGACGAAAAGCAATATCAATGCACTAATGCTAGGCAGTTGATCATCTAGCAATGGAAATCAATCAAAAAAAGATGCCTGTGCGCCCCTGTGATTTAATAGATGATGATAGGATGGAGACCGAACAATGTTGATTTTTAACAAGAAATATCAAGGTATTCATGCCAGGGAGTTGATCATGTACCAATGGCAGAGCAAAAATATAAGACAAGTTGGAGACCAAAAAGATGTCGTTTTGTTTACCAAAAACAATATCAATGCACTAATGCTAGGCAGTTGATCATCTAGCAATGGAAATCAATCAAAAAAGATGCTTGTGCATCCCTGTGATTTAATAGATGATGATAGGATGGAGACCGAACAATGTTGATTTTTAACAAGAAATGTCAAGGTATTCATGCCAGGGAGTTGATCATGTACCAATGGCAGAGCAAAAGAATAAAACAAGTTGGAGACCAAAAAGATGTCCTTTTTTGTTGACGAAAAATAACATCAAGGAAATAATGCTAGGCAGTTGATCATCTAGCAATGGAAATCAATCAAAAAAAGATGCCTGTGCGCCCCTGTGATTTAATAGATGATGATAGGATGGAGACCGAACAATGTTGATTTTTAACAAGAAATATCAAGGTATTCATGCTAGGGAGTTGATCATGTACCAATGgcagagcaaaaataaaaaacaagttGGAGACAAAACGATGTTGATTTTTCCCAAAATATCAAGGCAGTCATGCTAGGCAGTTGATCATCTGCCAATGGTACAGGAAAATACAGAACTAGTCGTAGATAAAAAGATGTCAGTTTTACCAAAATATCAGTGCATTCGTGCTAGGAAGTTGTTCACCAACCAATGAAGATCAATAAAAAAGATGCATCCCTGTGATACCATAACAGTAAGTAGTCCTACGTACAGATAATACAGTATGGAGACAAGAACAGAGGACCTCCACCAATATAATCAGAGCAACAATCAGACGTCGAGCCACAGATCTAGCCGGATATGGGATACCTGGTGGGTGTGGAGGAGCCGGCGAAGCCCCCCGCCTGGAAGCACCGCCGGA is from Triticum aestivum cultivar Chinese Spring chromosome 1B, IWGSC CS RefSeq v2.1, whole genome shotgun sequence and encodes:
- the LOC123149809 gene encoding uncharacterized protein → MAASLRAAATRTLRPAVLPGGGLRRLLHTHQRYEPPRGYLSSQIQQKKEELYDLIALAKANSAASRVDKLLFRSLCNQVEPRPHDPQWRHIKRVDKICSWIMPTFVFVNIGATLCAIAGRAGTDGNLYTTEGVRRPVELSSLRDGVRRPVVLRREGVQKPKD